The Panicum virgatum strain AP13 chromosome 3N, P.virgatum_v5, whole genome shotgun sequence genome includes the window AGAAGAAGCTAAGATTGTAGCTGCCATTTACCGAGTATTAATTGATGCTGTTAATCCTTGTTTTCGTCTATCCAGACTTTACCTTCATGTATACTTGTTATCCGTTGCGAGTGATATAGCTCTATATAATTTAGTAAATGTAGCGGCGGGTTAGTTAACTGGAAAAAGATGTGAGCTTTTGCCAGAGTGTGCACTGCACTATGATTTGTGCTGAAAATCATGTGGAATTCTCTACGTTAGCTTGCTGGTATAGGTATTAGGATGTTCTGCATATTTCGAACCTTGTATGCTAATAAGACATTTGCAAATAGAAatagcatgttttttttttgtgacagAACCTCACGTCTGGCTTCTGCTCTGATAATTTTGACAGGTTGAGACCGGCAAAAAGACACTGATCCTCCATGGTACCAAGACTAGTGCTGTGTTGAACTCTGTGCTGTCAGATATTTACCACCTGAAGCGTGATAATGCTGTGAAGTTCACCAAGAAGAATGACAACATTATGCCTTTTGAAAGTGGTGGAGAATCTTCTTTGGAATTTTTCTCCCTCAAGACAGACTGCAGCCTTATAGTGGTGAGTGACATCATTCCGACTTTGTCATTTGGATGCTTAGTGTGAAAAGTAATTGTTTCCATTGCAAAAATGATGCCATACTGTATTTGCTGATGCTGTAAATAATTCATGGCGAGGAGTAGAAGTAGAATAATCTAATGAGCTACGCAATGAATTTCTGACCACCCTTATAAATCTGGTTTAATGCTTGAGTCCTATGTCCATATGTTGAACATGGTGATTTGATGACTTGTCTTAAGCTCACTCCATTGTTTTCAACTATATTTGAACTTTTGCTGCAGTATGGTTCTCATTCAAAAAAGAGACCCAATAATCTGATATTGGGAAGGACGTATGACCACCACATATATGACCTTGTTGAAGTAGGAGTTGAGAACTACAAATCGATGGAGTCTTATGTTTATGATAAGAAGCTGGCACCAAAACTTGGATCAAAGCCTTTCTTTGCCTTCATAGGAGAACATTTTGAGAGCTCTGAAGAGCTGAAGCATTTGAAAGAAGTGCTGCTTGATCTTTTCAGAGGAGAGGTGAACCATTTGTCCATAGAAGCTGGTATGCGGGATATGGATATTCTCTTCAGCTTCATAATAAACTGTTCTGTTAAATGCAGGTTGTAGAGAATCTAAACCTTGCAGGTGTAGATCGGATCTATGTGTGCACAGCAATCTCTCCTACTACTGTCTACATGATGCACTGTGCTCTCCGCCTGAAAAGGTCAGGCACACCTATTCCCAGAATGGAGCTGGTTGAAGTTGGACCTTCAATGGATCTGGTAGTTAGAAGGCATAGGCTTCCAGTTGAAAGTTTGAAGAAGGAAGCTATGAAGACTGTTGAACATGCTAAGAAGGTATACCTGATGGAACTGTCTCTACTATTTGATGAATTGTTGTTATCTTTTATTGGACATTGCTAGTGATTGCTAACTTTAGTTCCATTAGCCTTGAAAAACTACTGTCCCCTATACCTGATGGAACTGTCCCTCTTTACTATTTGATTAACTGTTGTTATCTTTTATTGGACATTGCTAGTGATTACTAACTTCAGTTCCATTAGCCTTGAAAAACTACTGTCCCCTTGTGTTACATTCTCACTGAAATCTTCCTGAGTCACTACTATGAACCTTCTTGCAGATGAAGAATGTCACCAAGGATCCAGTGCAGGGCAAGCTGGGCAAGGTCTACATGCCAGACCAGCAGGTTTGTATCATACTATTTTGTTTCTGGAACAATAAAAATGGTCAAGATTGCTTTTGACATGATAAACTGATTCATGGTTTTTACTGAATTCAGGTTGGGAAGTTGGCCTTATCGAGTGACATAAAGGGACTGAAGAGGGAGCGCCGCGAGGCCAAGAAAAACAACAAGCACTCAAAGAAGCAAAAGGTCAACCCTGAGTAAAAAACAGGGATTTGTTTTGTCTTGGGTACTGGTCACACTAAGGACTTTTGCTTGTTGTTCACAGCCGCTGTGTTAGCCAAGTGTAAGCCACTTGCTGTTACATTGGGTGGTAATCGTTTAGTGCCATTTTTGTAGGCAAAAAACCTTGTGGTGACTTGCACAATATGCGCACCAACTCATTATGTCAGACAAGCATGGAAGTTTTGAGCAATGGTATGTTACAGTTATTATTACATTTGCTAGTCCTGGACTCCTGATGTCATTGATCTGCGATGATGGATGAGTTTTGCCCTCACGAAATGGATGGCATTTTCTATCCATGTGGCTGTGAATCCTGAATCTGTTGACAAATGCACAGTTGCATGGAATCATACTACCGCCCAATCTGTTCTGCGTTTCCTGTGCTGTTCCGGTGGGGCGGCCAAAGAAGGTCTCGCCGTAGGGTGGTTTTGTCGATCCAGACAGGAATGACTGGCGCCGCCATGATGACGAGGTTGCCGGTGTCTATGTACGAGGGTGAACATCGAGGTGATGTTCCGAGCTCACGTCAGAGATACGAACCAGCAGGAGGAAGACGAGGGAGAAGAGAAGCTCCAGCTCCATGGCTGCCCcgactgacctggaagagacacGAGAACCAAAGAAATCCACATGCCGCGCTAGTTGTATAGCGGCAGAGCCGAGGGATGCTTGGAAGATGCGTCTGGTCAAACAGATGAGGAAAGCCGTTGCTTGCTCGATGGAGATGGAAGTGTTAGTGTTGACGAAGAACAGGAGCCTGATTGGTCCCGAGCTCAAGTGCTgccatggtggtggtggtggtgtgcgCGCTGGGTGAATCTGCTTATGCCGCCCACGCGCAGTTGTGCTCGAGATCAAaccatgtactccctccgttccaagtTATAGATGCATAATTTTTCATTGGGTAAAGCTCGTTTTAGCAAATATAGATGCATAATTTTTACTATACATTTAGACATAGTGTTTATCCAAATACATAACAAAATTTATGTATTTAAatttgccaaaacgacctataatttggaacgtaGGGAGTACGTCTTAGGCTCTTAGCTCTTAGGCCGTGATGGGACCTTCATTAGTGATGGGACCTTCATTAGATAACACAATGAAAAATGTCACCGCCGGGGCCAGGTACAACCTGCTGGTGCTCCGGGCAGCCTCAGGGGTTGTCTGAAATTTGCAACGTATCCGCCGACGGCATACAGGGCACAGTAGGTCGGAACAGATAGAACCCACAGCATAAAACATCATCCACGAAACATAAACAGCTACGCCATCCTAAAGATTTTCACCGGGCAGCTTTGAGCACCACAGCAACAAGCTTATAAACGTTATATGGGCAGAGGCCACAAACACGATGGAGCAATGGTACCTCGATTACTGCCACGCGCCACTGCCAGTACTGGAAAGGCGAACAGGTTCTAGGCCATGGTTTCGAGTTCGAGCAAGTGGCAAGGGTGCCAGCAGACGCTAAGGCTAGAAACGCATCTGGTTCACAAGTTCAGGCCGCACGGTAGCACTATTTACATTGTCACGCCAGTACGGGGCGCAGCTTATTGCATGGCTCGCTTACCATCCGCCACTGCCGGTGGAAccgccgcccttgctgccgTTCCACGCACCATCATCCGCCGCTTTGTCCCAGGAactgccaccacctcctccttggcTGCCGCTCCCCTCGTTGGCTTTCCCCCACGGGCCATCATCATCTTTCTTGGGAGGAGCCTCTGGCCCACCTCCCCATGAAGACTTCTCTGCGGTTACTCCTGAGGAATTCCAGCTATTGTCATTGCTCTTTCCCCAGGAACCTCCGCCACTAGAAGCACCCCATGTGCTAGACTTGTTAGCATCACTGCTTGGCTGACCCAGGATAGAGGGAGATGATCTGTTCTGACTCCAGGAGTTGTTTGCATCACTCTTTCCTGCCTGATCATCTCCACCAGACGTATTTTGCGCTTCCCAGCTGGGCTTGCTTTTTGCAAATGCTTGACCTCCTTCGCCGCTCCCTTTGCTGCCATTCCAGTCAGCCGACCAGCCACTGCCTTGACCGAAGGGCCTTTGCTCATTGTTGCTGTTCCAGTTTCTGTAACCGCCACGGCCACCATTTCCCCTGCCAGACCCCCAACTGCCACCATCTCCAGACCCAAAGTTGCTGCTACCTTGGCTTCGGTCGCCTTGCCCAAAGCGACCACGGCCTCTACCTCTGCCACCTTCAAAACCCCTCCTGTTCCATGGCTCTTCAGACCTTTCGCCACCCGATTCATCGTTCCTGTTGCCTCCTCCATTCCACGAGGAACCACCATCCCCAAAatcccttcctctccctctgccTCGATATCCACATCCAAATCCACCCCTACTGTTTCCACCATTATCATCACCAGACCTTGGCTTGCTCCACGCCTGGTCTCCTAAAGAGAAATTTGGTTTGCTCCAAGAAGACTCCTGATTCCCACCTGAGGAGCCAGCACCCCAGCTATCAGTTTTCTTGATGTTATCATTACCCCCCTTACTACTCCAGGGACCGTCAGCCTTTAACTCAGATGGAGTGTCCTTTGCAACATCGTTCCAGCTAGAATTGTTGTCATCAGAACCCACACCAGAAGGCACCTTGCTTGTCCAAGGATCAGTTTCTTGTTCTTTATCTACAAAAATGAAATATAATATAACCTTAGTCAGAGACCCTGAAATGATGACTGTTATTCAAATCAAAAGGTCGAGCAGAGTGACCAATACAAACAGTGTAGTTAATCCATTGAGTACCTTTATTTGTAACAGTCTTGTTTGCCCAAGGATCATTTTGTCCTTCTTCACCTATACCCAACAGCATAAATAAGATGGACGTATGTCTATAATTGAGTAGAATAAGAAATTTGCTTGGCTTCAACACCACCACATTCCCAACTTACCCCCATCGGTGCAGGAGTCTTTTGCCCTGGTATTCCAGCCACCACTGTTATCCTCAGCACCAGAAGAAGTCATCTTGCTTGCCCAATTATCATTCTGGTGTTCATTGCCTACAAGTATAAAACATAATAAAAATAAGCCCGTAAGATACCAAGTGGATAAGGAAGTGCAGTAGAAAGCTACAGCATTAAACACCGAACATAGCAAGAAAACATGGTTGTCTCTGATTGCTTCTTAATCACCTTGAATAGAAGCCACCTTGCTTGCCCAAGGATCATCttgttcacctacacacataaGAAAAAAGGAGGGGGGTGAATGCTCTGTAGCATATAATGGACCACAATAATTTGCATTATTCAATTATAATATTGACAACTCTCAGCCTGAGGGTAACCGGAGCATTAATGGGGTGTTTGCTTTGAGGAATCACCTCATCTAGAATGGAATGGTCCATCATGGGATCATCCCGGGAATTTTGGTGGGATGGAACCAGTCCTCATTATTAAGGTAACTATATGCTTCCAAGGGATGAGGTGGTGATGGATCAACCTATTCCATtcccaaaccaaacaaaaacCACCAGGAGCGAGAAGGTGATGGTTCGCCCCATTCCTCAAACAAAACACCCCAtaagcaaaacaagaaatttCGAGTCCCTTTtgccatctagagatagtataGCGCTTGAAATTTTGAACAGGAAATTAGAGGTAGAAATTAGACAGGATACTGACCTACAGATGGTTTGCTATCCTTCGAACTATTCCAAGTAGAAGGTTTATTTTCACCAAATGACTTTGTTCCTCCACTGCTACTCCAGGGCTGGTTACTTGGTGGATTCGCGGCATTCCAATTATCTCCACCACCCCAAGAACCTTTATTAGATGAATCTTTTTCCCAGTAGGAAGAGCCTCTATTTCCCCAATTTTGTCCATCTGCAGTGTCATTTTCCCTTCCAAACCCAGAATCGCTTCTATCACCATTTCTCCAACCATTGTCTCTTCCCCTCCCTCGCCCTCCATATTgtcccctccctcctcttccccttcccctgTATCCACCAGAATCTCCAACTTCATTGTCTACATTACTATCAGACCTCCAAGAGGTCCTTCCAGCATTCTCACCACCCCATGAGCTCTTCCAACTTCCTTGATCATTTCTGCCATCAAAGCCTCCAGATTCCTGACCCCTACCTCTACCCCGTCCCCGCCCAAATCCACGTCCACCCCCGAAGTTTCCAGGCTTGCTCCAGCTGTTATTCTGATCATCTGCCCTAGTTTCCTCTCCCTTGTTCCACCTTGATGAACCATCATTGCCAAAGGATTTTGGTTTATCCCAACCACCACAACCAGCTTGGTCTGAAGCTCCTTTTCCTTTGCCCCAACCATCCTCCTGTGCTTCACCAACTGCAGATGATTTATTCCAGTTAGCAGAAGTATCCCAACCTCCCGCGCCACCATTTTTGTCAGAGGATCTAGCCTCATTCCAGCCACCTGCTCCATCACCATTATTGTCTTTTGACTTGCCCCAGGTACCATCTTCAGTGACAGGCAAAGGAGTATCCCATGCCCCATTGTGGGTCACATCTTTGGGAATATTATCTTTTCCCTGGTCTTCATTTGACTTGCCCAAAGGTCGGCCCCATCCTTGAATGACACCCTCCAACTTACCGTCTGGAGGCATTGTAGCCTTTTCCCAGCTATTGGTTCCTTCTGTATCTATTGCTTTAACCTTGCTTCCCCAAGGGTCTGCATCAGCTCCAGAACCCATGTCCACCACCCTGCAAGCCTCTCCCCAGTTGTCACTCTTTTCACTCTCCTTATTGACTGCAATTCCATCCCAAGAGCTACCAGCAGCATCAGATCCACCAACCCCAGCTGGTTTACTACCCCACACATTGTCACTGGAActttccttctgagcagcaccAGTGTTCCATACTCCAACAGCTGAAGATATTGTTTTCTTACCCCATGCATCAGAATCACCATAAGCAGGAGCCACCAATTTCTTACCCCATGGATCAGAATCCCCATCAGCAGAAGGTGCCACTTTATTACCCCATGGATCAGAACCACCATCAGCAGAAGATGCCACTTTATTACCCCATGGATCAGAATCAC containing:
- the LOC120664996 gene encoding protein RNA-directed DNA methylation 3-like isoform X1 — encoded protein: MAVKGKGKQVVAESPGSGAGASGSGGKRRKGSGDAGAGPSSSSAAKRRRRAGVLQFVDDAAGVDDDYEEEEVLQSDEEASDPDDGFFTGGEHVQNIRTERSHPLPSLVKEEELSGDELEEFIMNRYSNGVKYAADRSYSREDDDIFPMDGALKEPTIWRVKCMVGRERQMAFCFMQKFVDLQKIGTKVPIITAFALDHVRGFVFVEAEKACDVTEACKGFCSVYASRITSVPAAEVPSLLSSRTKPFEISRGTWVRMKNGNYKGDLAQVVSVDNGRKRVLIKIIPRVDLHAISKKYGGAISLKDAAVPAPRLISSQELEFFRPHIEMKRDRQTGEVFEVLDGLMFKDGFLYKRVALSSLIYWGIQPTETELLKFSSPLNRASADDLDWVSSIYGPKKRNIPAERDIKSPSSSKMKSSKTPKASTSTENFDDNDEFNLHDLVLFGRKDFGVIVAIEKEGFRILKGGPEGSAVTIKKNDIKKSCVDKMFTAVDRQKKIISINDTVNVLEGPFQGKQGVVKHLYLGILFIYNESESENCGFFCAQCGSCENVKKRKDLGGSTAENLDNPIPMFAELSYEQNEHRAPERPYRSTREQLFSIGQMLRIKKGPLKGYLCRVVRIFRNDVTVKLDSLLKIVTVQAEFLSVPANRGDNLSGAPAGNFGNQDTSFFGSEAEKTSWDNGLPSFGSDSWQPFSSSTLPVQNAGGESENDPWSKKSSAEGESDPWSKKTDGDPDPWGNKVAPADGDSDPWGNKVASSADGGSDPWGNKVAPSADGDSDPWGKKLVAPAYGDSDAWGKKTISSAVGVWNTGAAQKESSSDNVWGSKPAGVGGSDAAGSSWDGIAVNKESEKSDNWGEACRVVDMGSGADADPWGSKVKAIDTEGTNSWEKATMPPDGKLEGVIQGWGRPLGKSNEDQGKDNIPKDVTHNGAWDTPLPVTEDGTWGKSKDNNGDGAGGWNEARSSDKNGGAGGWDTSANWNKSSAVGEAQEDGWGKGKGASDQAGCGGWDKPKSFGNDGSSRWNKGEETRADDQNNSWSKPGNFGGGRGFGRGRGRGRGQESGGFDGRNDQGSWKSSWGGENAGRTSWRSDSNVDNEVGDSGGYRGRGRGGRGQYGGRGRGRDNGWRNGDRSDSGFGRENDTADGQNWGNRGSSYWEKDSSNKGSWGGGDNWNAANPPSNQPWSSSGGTKSFGENKPSTWNSSKDSKPSVGEQDDPWASKVASIQGNEHQNDNWASKMTSSGAEDNSGGWNTRAKDSCTDGGEEGQNDPWANKTVTNKDKEQETDPWTSKVPSGVGSDDNNSSWNDVAKDTPSELKADGPWSSKGGNDNIKKTDSWGAGSSGGNQESSWSKPNFSLGDQAWSKPRSGDDNGGNSRGGFGCGYRGRGRGRDFGDGGSSWNGGGNRNDESGGERSEEPWNRRGFEGGRGRGRGRFGQGDRSQGSSNFGSGDGGSWGSGRGNGGRGGYRNWNSNNEQRPFGQGSGWSADWNGSKGSGEGGQAFAKSKPSWEAQNTSGGDDQAGKSDANNSWSQNRSSPSILGQPSSDANKSSTWGASSGGGSWGKSNDNSWNSSGVTAEKSSWGGGPEAPPKKDDDGPWGKANEGSGSQGGGGGSSWDKAADDGAWNGSKGGGSTGSGGW
- the LOC120664996 gene encoding protein RNA-directed DNA methylation 3-like isoform X2, with product MAVKGKGKQVVAESPGSGAGASGSGGKRRKGSGDAGAGPSSSSAAKRRRRAGVLQFVDDAAGVDDDYEEEEVLQSDEEASDPDDGFFTGGEHVQNIRTERSHPLPSLVKEEELSGDELEEFIMNRYSNGVKYAADRSYSREDDDIFPMDGALKEPTIWRVKCMVGRERQMAFCFMQKFVDLQKIGTKVPIITAFALDHVRGFVFVEAEKACDVTEACKGFCSVYASRITSVPAAEVPSLLSSRTKPFEISRGTWVRMKNGNYKGDLAQVVSVDNGRKRVLIKIIPRVDLHAISKKYGGAISLKDAAVPAPRLISSQELEFFRPHIEMKRDRQTGEVFEVLDGLMFKDGFLYKRVALSSLIYWGIQPTETELLKFSSPLNRASADDLDWVSSIYGPKKRNIPAERDIKSPSSSKMKSSKTPKASTSTENFDDNDEFNLHDLVLFGRKDFGVIVAIEKEGFRILKGGPEGSAVTIKKNDIKKSCVDKMFTAVDRQKKIISINDTVNVLEGPFQGKQGVVKHLYLGILFIYNESESENCGFFCAQCGSCENVKKRKDLGGSTAENLDNPIPMFAELSYEQNEHRAPERPYRSTREQLFSIGQMLRIKKGPLKGYLCRVVRIFRNDVTVKLDSLLKIVTVQAEFLSVPANRGDNLSGAPAGNFGNQDTSFFGSEAEKTSWDNGLPSFGSDSWQPFSSSTLPVQNAGGESENDPWSKKSSAEGESDPWSKKTDGDPDPWGNKVAPADGDSDPWGNKVASSADGGSDPWGNKVAPSADGDSDPWGKKLVAPAYGDSDAWGKKTISSAVGVWNTGAAQKESSSDNVWGSKPAGVGGSDAAGSSWDGIAVNKESEKSDNWGEACRVVDMGSGADADPWGSKVKAIDTEGTNSWEKATMPPDGKLEGVIQGWGRPLGKSNEDQGKDNIPKDVTHNGAWDTPLPVTEDGTWGKSKDNNGDGAGGWNEARSSDKNGGAGGWDTSANWNKSSAVGEAQEDGWGKGKGASDQAGCGGWDKPKSFGNDGSSRWNKGEETRADDQNNSWSKPGNFGGGRGFGRGRGRGRGQESGGFDGRNDQGSWKSSWGGENAGRTSWRSDSNVDNEVGDSGGYRGRGRGGRGQYGGRGRGRDNGWRNGDRSDSGFGRENDTADGQNWGNRGSSYWEKDSSNKGSWGGGDNWNAANPPSNQPWSSSGGTKSFGENKPSTWNSSKDSKPSVGEQDDPWASKVASIQGNEHQNDNWASKMTSSGAEDNSGGWNTRAKDSCTDGGEEGQNDPWANKTVTNKDKEQETDPWTSKVPSGVGSDDNNSSWNDPWSSKGGNDNIKKTDSWGAGSSGGNQESSWSKPNFSLGDQAWSKPRSGDDNGGNSRGGFGCGYRGRGRGRDFGDGGSSWNGGGNRNDESGGERSEEPWNRRGFEGGRGRGRGRFGQGDRSQGSSNFGSGDGGSWGSGRGNGGRGGYRNWNSNNEQRPFGQGSGWSADWNGSKGSGEGGQAFAKSKPSWEAQNTSGGDDQAGKSDANNSWSQNRSSPSILGQPSSDANKSSTWGASSGGGSWGKSNDNSWNSSGVTAEKSSWGGGPEAPPKKDDDGPWGKANEGSGSQGGGGGSSWDKAADDGAWNGSKGGGSTGSGGW
- the LOC120664995 gene encoding ribosome production factor 2 homolog, producing MVAAIRVPKTKRARRELLKHAPKLVETGKKTLILHGTKTSAVLNSVLSDIYHLKRDNAVKFTKKNDNIMPFESGGESSLEFFSLKTDCSLIVYGSHSKKRPNNLILGRTYDHHIYDLVEVGVENYKSMESYVYDKKLAPKLGSKPFFAFIGEHFESSEELKHLKEVLLDLFRGEVVENLNLAGVDRIYVCTAISPTTVYMMHCALRLKRSGTPIPRMELVEVGPSMDLVVRRHRLPVESLKKEAMKTVEHAKKMKNVTKDPVQGKLGKVYMPDQQVGKLALSSDIKGLKRERREAKKNNKHSKKQKVNPE